From the Haladaptatus sp. DJG-WS-42 genome, the window TCAGAACTCGCCCGGAACGTCTTTCTGTACGCCGAAACCGGGACGATGCGCTGGCACACCGGAATCGACGGGACCCGACGGTTCGTCGAAATTGCCTTCGACGACGATGGGCCGGGAATTTCGGACGTCGATCGCGCCCTCGACGAGGGCTACACGACCTCCGGTGGGATGGGCCACGGACTCTCAGGGACGCAGAAGCTGATGGACGAATTCGACATCGAAACGAGCGCCGAGAACGGGACGACGATAACCATCCGAAAATACCGGCCATGAGAGATCTCCAATGACGCATCCAGATGCCACTACGGTGCAGGTTGCGGATGACGCCGATGTCGTCCTCGCCGGACGAGAGACGAGAGCCACCCTCGAACGAATCGAGTTCGACGAAACGACCGTCGAAGAGGTCGTTCTCGTCGTCCACGAGCTGGCGTCGAACATCGTCAAACACGCCGGTGCGGGCTCCATCACCCTCACCCTCCAGACGGACGGCGAGCGGACAGGTATCGAGATATACGCGAACGATACGGGCCCCGGAATCGCCGACGTCGGCCAGGCGGTCGTCGACGGATACTCGACGTCGGGGAGTCTGGGCGGCGGGCTCGGCGCGATCTATCGCCTCATGGACACTGTCGTCATCGAATCAGACGGCGACCGCGAAGCCGGCTTCGAGGTAGTCGCAACGCGGTGGCAATCGGCGTCGTCGGTCTATTCCGCGCCGCCAATCGTTGTCGGTGCGGCGACGCGAGCGATGCCAGGGCACGACCAGAACGGCGACGCGTTCCTCATAGAGCACGGCGCCGAAACGACGCTCGTCGGAGTGATCGATGGGCTCGGCCACGGCGAAGCGGCACACCAGGCATCGAGTGCGGCCCAACAGTACGTTCGGACGCACTCCACCCAGCCGCTTTCCGACATCTTCGAAGGGGTCGAGCGCGCCTGTCGCAACACGCGCGGTGTGGTGATGCTCCTCGCGCGCTTCGACTGGAACACCGCTACCGTCACGCTCGGCAGCGTCGGCAACATCACCCTCCGAGTCTGTCACTCGCCCAAATCGCGCCACCTCACCCCCAAGCGGGGCGTCCTCGGTGGAAACGCACCCGCACCCGTGATCGCTGAGTGGGACTGGAGTCCGGCGTCCGTCATGGTGGTGCACTCAGACGGGCTGCGCTCGAACTGGCAGTGTGACGAGTTCTCGCTGCGCGACGGGCAATCGGTGACCGCCATCGCAGACGACCTGCTCACGACCCTCTCGACCCACGACGACGACGCCACCGTACTCGTCATCACGGAGGCGACGCCATGACCGAAGACGTACCGGCCCGCGACGAAGCGACGAACAAGGAGCTTCGAGCCGAACTCCGCGAGTCGCGGTCGCGGATTCGAGGGCTAGAGGCGGAGCTGGCGGAGACCAACGAAGGGATGGTCGCGCTGACGCTCGAACTCGAGAATGCGAGAGAGCGATATCAAACCATCTTCGAAGAGAGCACCGACGGCATCCTCCTCATCGAACCGGATCAGGACACCATCCACGAGGCGAATCCGCAGGCGTGCACCCTCCTTGGATACGACCGAGAGACGATTATGACGCTGTCACCGGCTGACATCTTCCCCGACGAGAGCGACCGGTCTCACACGTTCGCAGAGGCGGTCGTCCACGGCTGGGCCGACGGGTTCACCTGCCGCACCAAAGACGGGCGAAAGGTCGATGTAGACATCTCCGCGTCGATGGTCACCCTAAACGGTCAGTCGTTGCTGCTCGCCGCCTTGCGCGACGTGACGGAGCGAAAGCGCCGTGAACAGCGCCTGCAGGTTCTCACGCGGATTTTCCGACACAACCTCCGCAACGACGGGAACATCATCCAGGGCCACGCAGACCTGCTGTACGACGAGGTCTCGGGCTCTCCCCTCGAAGCGAACGTGTTCCAGATTCGAGAGACGATAGACGAGATACTGGAGTTGAGCAGCAAAGTCCGACGGGTCCAGGACATCCTTGACCAGAGTCGGTTGTACAAGAGTCCACTCGCCGAGTTGCTCTCACACCACGAGGCATGGTTCGAACAAACCTACCCGGAGACGACGCTGACCAGCTCCGTGCCCGAGGAGGAAATCGTCGTCGGCCGACGACTCGGCGTTGCCATCCAGGAGGTGATAGAAAACGCCGCAAAGCACACCGGCGATGGGACGACCATCACCGTCTCGGCCGAGATCGACGACGACCAAGTGTGGGTCAAAGTCGCAGACGACGGCCCGGGAATCCCCGACCAAGAGCTCGAAGTCATCCAGGTCGGTGCGGAGACTCCACTTGCCCACTCGAGCGGTGTCGGGCTCTGGTTCACCTCATGGGTTGTTGATAGTCTCGGCGGCAAGCTGTCCGTTCAGCGGCGCGACCCGGAGGGAACGCTCGTCTCGATGGCCGTCCCCGTACTTACGCCAGAAGCAGCCCAGCCGGGCTGGAACGAACAACACACACCGAATCAACCATGACATCCGATAGTCAACTTTCGACGGTGCTCGTCGTCGAAGACGAACACTCGCTCGCCGACCTGTTCGAAATGTTCTTGGAGTCTAAGTACACCGTCCACACGGCCCATGATGGTGCGACGGCGCTCGAACTGATGAGCGACGAGGTCGACGTCGTTCTCCTCGACCGGCGGATGCCTGGCATCTCCGGAGAGGAAGTGCTCAAAGCCATCCGTGCGGAGGGGTACGACTGCCGGGTTGCCATGGTGACCGCCGTCACGCCCGATGTCGATATCATCGAGATGGGATTCGACGAGTACCTGACGAAACCCGTCACACGAACGGAGTTACTCGAAACCGTAGACCAGCTCGTAGAACTTGCCAGCTACGACGAACTGATACAAGAGTACTACCAGCTTATTTCAACGAAGGCGACGCTCGAGGTCGAAAAGGACGACCGGTATCTCGCAGAGAACGAGGAGTACGCGCAACTGACCGCCCGGATGGCCGAGTTGAAAGTCCAGCTCCGTTCGACGGAGGAGTCGTTATCCGACGTCGATGTTCGAAGCCTCATCATCCAAGGAGGGGTACAAACTGACACAGAATGAGGGCACAGATTCTGGCGTTGGAACTGCACAACGAACGACTGGGGCTGGTGTGACTCATGTGTGATATGACCCACCACGAACAACATGGGGGCAGTTGCGGTAGCGTGTTCGGTCCAGTTGCACACAACGAACGTACCCAACCATGACCTCCGAGTCCATCGAACTCTACGAACAGATAGTCGCTCTGATGGGCGACGGGGTTTACGTCCTCGATTTGAACGGCCGATACGTGAAGGTAAACGACCGCTTCGTTGAGCTTACGGGGTACGATCGAGAAAATCTGCTCCAGAAACAGCCCTCAATCCTGCTGGATGAGGCGGCCGTAGAGCAGTTCGAACAGGCGATCCAGCAGCTCATTACGACAGAGACGAACGCCATCAAGACGGTCGAAGCGACCATTACGACCGCATCCGGAGACTGCGTTCCGTTAGAGGCCACGCTCACAGTGCTCTGGGAAGATGGGGAAGCAGTGGGAACAATCGGGGTCGTTCGTGACATCACAGCGCGCAAAGCCCGAGAGGAAAAGTTGAAACGCCAGAACGAACGTCTCGAAAAGTTTGCTACGGTGGTCACACACGACTTACGAAACCCACTGAATGTGGCGATGGGCCGACTCGAAATAGCAAAAGAGACGGGTGAGTCAAGGCATTTCGAGGCGATTGCAAACGCTCAAAAACGGATGGAGCGCATCATCGAAGACGTCCTGGCGGTGGCTCGACAAGGCGAGGCGGTCGAAGAGACACAGCCGGTTACGCTCGACACGGTTGCACGCCGCGCGTGGGATACCGTTGACACCGGCACGGCGACACTCGTCGTGGACACTGACACGCGAATCGACGCCGACGTAAGCCGCCTCACCCAGCTGTTCGAGAACTTGTTCCGGAACAGTGTCGAACACGCTTCGACCGGCGAGCAACCAGCGACCAACAGCGCGAACGAACGCTCCGAAGAAGCAGTAACCGTGCACGTTGGCCGGCTCGACAACGACGCAGGGTTTTACGTCGAAGACACCGGTCGCGGCATCCCGCCAGACAAGCGCGAGCGCGTGTTTGAGTCCGGGTACACGACTGACTCCGAGGGAACCGGCTTCGGACTCGCAATCGTCATGGAAATTGCGATGGCACACGGCTGGAAAATCGACGTCAAGGGAGGAACAGCGGGCGGTGCGCGGTTTGAATTCACAACGGAACCGACTGAGTGAGCGCAGACGAGCGGAGAACGCAAGGTACCGACAGCGACAACAAGAACAAAGAGACTTCACCACATTGGTTGACACATGACACTCCTCGTTCCCTTCGACGGCTCCGCGCTGGCCGAAACCGCCTTGAAGCGAGCCGCAGAGTTCGGCGACGCGTTTGGGAAAACTGTGGTCGTGCTCGTCGTCATTCCAGACGACGAAACCTACGCAGAAGAGCGTGGTTGGACCGATGGCGGGAGTTTCGATGCGGAGGCGTTCACCGAAACCTTGCGCACTCGCGTCGAGGCCATCGCCCCCGAAGCGACGTTCCGCGTCGAGCACGCCCGCGACCCAGAAGACGAGCCGTACTCGTCGGTGACGATGAACATTGTCCGCACCGTCAGGAAGGTCGCAGCCGAGGTCGATGCAGACATCGTCTTCATCGGCAGCGAAAACGCCGGACGCGTCTCTCAGCCGCTCACGAGCGTCGGCGCGCCGGTGTCAGCCGACCCGCAGTACGACGTCCACATTGTGCGCCACGCGAAGTAAATCGACAGCGAGTAAACAACATGTGTAAACCCACCGGCTGAGTAGCCCCTCGCATGTGGCCCTGGGGACACGTCGCGGTTGGCTATCTGCTGTACTCGTTGTATCATCGCTCTAGAGTTGCAGCCATCTCCGGGGTGGGTGTGTTTTTCGTCGCTCTCGGCACGCAGTTTCCAGACCTCATCGACAAGCCGCTGGGGTGGAATCTCGGCATCCTCCCGAGCGGCCGGTCGCTCGCCCATTCGCTCATCACGGCGGTTGTGATAATTGCCATCGCCGTGGCCGTCGCACGACGCTTCTCGCGGGAGGAGGTGGGCTGGGCGTTTGGCCTTGGCTACCTCTCGCACCTCGCAACCGACGGCCTCTATCCCGTTCTCGAAGGGAAGGTTATCTTCCTCTCGTATCTCGGGTGGCCGCTGCTCCCGATTCCCCCCTACGAACACGAATCCGTGAGCATCCTCGCACACTTCCTCTCGATGGAGTGGTCTGCGTATTTCGCCCTCGAACTGGTGCTCACGGCGCTTGCGCTGGCTCTCTGGTTGGTGGACGGGAGACCTGGATTCGGATTGCTTACACAGCATCTCGGGGCAGACGCGCAGGCGAGCGATGAGTGACTATGCAAGCGAGATGTCGAGATACAACATCACGACGGCGCCGAAAATCACCCCGAAAGTGGCGACGCGCTCGTTGCCGCCAGTGTGGGTTTCGGGGATGATTTCGTCGCTGATGACGAACAACATCGCGCCCGCGGCAAAGCCCATCGCGTAGGGCAGCAGCGCGGAGACGGTCTGGACGGCGTACGCGCCGAACACCGCGAGGGGGATTTCGACGACGCCGGAGCGAATTCCGGCGAAGGCGGCGTAGAAGCGACGGTCTAACCCGGCGTTGATGGCGGCGACCGACACCGCAAGCCCTTCGGGGATGTTCTGGATGCCGATAGCGAGCATGAGTGGAATTGCCGTGTCGATGTTCCCACTCCCGAAGCCAACGCCCACAGCGAGGCCCTCTGGCATGTTGTGGAGCGTGATAGCGAGGATGAACAGCACGACGCCGGAGAGTCGTTCGTCATTTACGGGCAAGTTCGTCGAGGGGTGGGCGGCGTCCGGACGCGAGCGTCCCGAAAGCAGGTAGTGTGCGTGGGGGACGAGCATATCAGAGCGGTCTAAAAACAGCGCGCCGAGCACGACGCCTGTGAGCACGGGAAGCGGGTTCCCGTTCGAGTACTGCTCGATGCCGGGGATGATGAGACTCGTGAAACTCGCCGCGAGCATGACGCCTGCGGCGAAGCCGAGTGCCCCGTCGAGTGCTTTCTCGGAGGGGTTGCGCCAGACAAGCACCAGCGACGCGCCGAGCAGGTTGAGCGAGGCGATGACCAGCCCACCAATCAGCCCATGAACAACCGGGTTAGACCCGAACAACCGGATGAATTCATCAGCGAGCGCCATGGCCCCTCCTAGTCATACGAGAAGGTTGCGAACCAGCGATTAAATCGTTGTGAAACAACCAACCGTCACCGCAATTTGGCGGCATCTCTCGTCACGAACGCGCTAAGGGCTTTCCCCACGGCCGTGGTAGCGTTGCGTAGATGACCGCCCTGTGCGCTCACCTCCAACTCCCCGTTGCAATGGGCTGGCGCCACGTCCTGTTCGCAAACTGGCCGGTAGAGCCTGCGCTCGTCGCGGCCCATCTCCCCGATTCGCTTTCGGTGGACACGTTCGACGGACAGGCGTGGCTCTCGGCCGTCCCGTTTACGAACGTCGCCGTTCGTCCCGCGGGCACGCCGCAATTCGCAGGGTTTCGACTGCCTGAGCTCAATTTGCGCACCTACGTCACCCACGATGGCGAGCCGGGCGTCTACTTTTTCAGCCTCGACGCACAGGGCGTCCTCGGCGTGGTTGGCGCG encodes:
- a CDS encoding anti-sigma regulatory factor is translated as MTTEKGSLEIASEADIVTARTTIREVVTTIEFGLTDTTRIVTAVSELARNVFLYAETGTMRWHTGIDGTRRFVEIAFDDDGPGISDVDRALDEGYTTSGGMGHGLSGTQKLMDEFDIETSAENGTTITIRKYRP
- a CDS encoding ATP-binding protein, with product MTHPDATTVQVADDADVVLAGRETRATLERIEFDETTVEEVVLVVHELASNIVKHAGAGSITLTLQTDGERTGIEIYANDTGPGIADVGQAVVDGYSTSGSLGGGLGAIYRLMDTVVIESDGDREAGFEVVATRWQSASSVYSAPPIVVGAATRAMPGHDQNGDAFLIEHGAETTLVGVIDGLGHGEAAHQASSAAQQYVRTHSTQPLSDIFEGVERACRNTRGVVMLLARFDWNTATVTLGSVGNITLRVCHSPKSRHLTPKRGVLGGNAPAPVIAEWDWSPASVMVVHSDGLRSNWQCDEFSLRDGQSVTAIADDLLTTLSTHDDDATVLVITEATP
- a CDS encoding PAS domain S-box protein, producing the protein MTEDVPARDEATNKELRAELRESRSRIRGLEAELAETNEGMVALTLELENARERYQTIFEESTDGILLIEPDQDTIHEANPQACTLLGYDRETIMTLSPADIFPDESDRSHTFAEAVVHGWADGFTCRTKDGRKVDVDISASMVTLNGQSLLLAALRDVTERKRREQRLQVLTRIFRHNLRNDGNIIQGHADLLYDEVSGSPLEANVFQIRETIDEILELSSKVRRVQDILDQSRLYKSPLAELLSHHEAWFEQTYPETTLTSSVPEEEIVVGRRLGVAIQEVIENAAKHTGDGTTITVSAEIDDDQVWVKVADDGPGIPDQELEVIQVGAETPLAHSSGVGLWFTSWVVDSLGGKLSVQRRDPEGTLVSMAVPVLTPEAAQPGWNEQHTPNQP
- a CDS encoding response regulator, producing MTSDSQLSTVLVVEDEHSLADLFEMFLESKYTVHTAHDGATALELMSDEVDVVLLDRRMPGISGEEVLKAIRAEGYDCRVAMVTAVTPDVDIIEMGFDEYLTKPVTRTELLETVDQLVELASYDELIQEYYQLISTKATLEVEKDDRYLAENEEYAQLTARMAELKVQLRSTEESLSDVDVRSLIIQGGVQTDTE
- a CDS encoding PAS domain-containing sensor histidine kinase — its product is MTSESIELYEQIVALMGDGVYVLDLNGRYVKVNDRFVELTGYDRENLLQKQPSILLDEAAVEQFEQAIQQLITTETNAIKTVEATITTASGDCVPLEATLTVLWEDGEAVGTIGVVRDITARKAREEKLKRQNERLEKFATVVTHDLRNPLNVAMGRLEIAKETGESRHFEAIANAQKRMERIIEDVLAVARQGEAVEETQPVTLDTVARRAWDTVDTGTATLVVDTDTRIDADVSRLTQLFENLFRNSVEHASTGEQPATNSANERSEEAVTVHVGRLDNDAGFYVEDTGRGIPPDKRERVFESGYTTDSEGTGFGLAIVMEIAMAHGWKIDVKGGTAGGARFEFTTEPTE
- a CDS encoding universal stress protein; this translates as MTLLVPFDGSALAETALKRAAEFGDAFGKTVVVLVVIPDDETYAEERGWTDGGSFDAEAFTETLRTRVEAIAPEATFRVEHARDPEDEPYSSVTMNIVRTVRKVAAEVDADIVFIGSENAGRVSQPLTSVGAPVSADPQYDVHIVRHAK
- a CDS encoding metal-dependent hydrolase — its product is MWPWGHVAVGYLLYSLYHRSRVAAISGVGVFFVALGTQFPDLIDKPLGWNLGILPSGRSLAHSLITAVVIIAIAVAVARRFSREEVGWAFGLGYLSHLATDGLYPVLEGKVIFLSYLGWPLLPIPPYEHESVSILAHFLSMEWSAYFALELVLTALALALWLVDGRPGFGLLTQHLGADAQASDE
- a CDS encoding ZIP family metal transporter, giving the protein MALADEFIRLFGSNPVVHGLIGGLVIASLNLLGASLVLVWRNPSEKALDGALGFAAGVMLAASFTSLIIPGIEQYSNGNPLPVLTGVVLGALFLDRSDMLVPHAHYLLSGRSRPDAAHPSTNLPVNDERLSGVVLFILAITLHNMPEGLAVGVGFGSGNIDTAIPLMLAIGIQNIPEGLAVSVAAINAGLDRRFYAAFAGIRSGVVEIPLAVFGAYAVQTVSALLPYAMGFAAGAMLFVISDEIIPETHTGGNERVATFGVIFGAVVMLYLDISLA